TAGAGCGTGGCGAGCTGCTGCATGAGCAGCGTTCGCGCACGATTGGCCTGGACGTACTGCACCGCCGAGACCATGTGCGCCGAGCGGAAACTGTTCGGCCAGGCGCCCCGATTCTGCGGCGCCATCTGGTCATCGCGATTGCTGCGCGTGAGCTCCTCGAACGCCGCGGCCGCCTCGACGGTGAGGATGGTGCGCATCGCATCGGTCGGCAGGGTCTCGGGCCAACTGATCGGTGTGAGCGTCGCACCAGCCTTGATCAATGCGTCGAGCACGGGACGCTGCGCCGCATAGGCCGCCCGCTGCGCAGCCGAGGCCTCGGCTGCCGGCTCGGCGAGCGAGGGATGCACGCCGATGCGCACGTTGGTGAGCGGCCGATCGGGCTCGTAGCGGAACGGCATCGTCCGTGTCGACGGGTCACGCGGGTCGGCGCCGTGGACCGCGTCGAAGACCAGCGCCAGGTCACCCGCATGGCGGGCGATCGGCCCGACCTTGTCCATCGTCCACGAGAGCGCCATCGCCCCGTGCCGCGAGATCCGGCCGAAGGTCGGGCGCAGCCCGCTCACGCCGCAGCGCGTGCAGGGGGAGACGATCGAGCCGAGCGTCTCGGTACCAATCGCGAACGGGACGAGTCCGGCCGAGACACTGCTCGCGGAGCCTGCCGATGATCCACTCGATCCCTGCTCGGTGTTCCACGGATTCCGCGTCATCCCACCGAACCAGACATCGCCCTGAGCGAATTCACCCAGCGACGTCTTCGCGACGAGCACTGCACCGGCCTTGTCGAGCCGCTCCACGACCGCGGCCGTCTCCTCGAACCGCTGCTCCTTGAAGAGTGGTGAGCCCCAGGTGGTCGGATAGCCCGGCACCGCGAAGAGGTCCTTCGCGGCGTATGGCACGCCATGCAGCGGCCCGCGGAAGCTCCCGCGCTTTGCCTCGGCGTCGAGCACATCGGCCTGTGCGCGCGCTCGCTCCGGCGTGAGCGTGATGACGCGGAGGATCGGGTCGAACTGCGCATAGCGCGCGAGCGCGCGTTCGACCAGTTGCCGCGACGTCACGTGGCCGGCGCGGATGAGGCGGCCGAGTTGTTCCGCCGAGGCGAAGGCCCAATCGGCATCAGTGGTCGGCAGCACCAGCGGATTGGGGCGTCGGAGCGGCACCCGCGCGGTGATCGGTTGGCCCACGGCGGTGGCTCCAGCGGGGAGCGGGTCGAAGTGGAGCGCCGGCACGACCGGGTTCGGCAGCGGGACATTCCGCAGCTTGGCGAGGGACGTGAGCGTACCGTCCACCGTGGTGAGCATCATCTCGCGCTCGGCATCGGTGAAGCTGATCCCCAGCACCGCCTCCGCGGCGGCGAGCTGCTCCTTGGTCAGCGCG
Above is a window of Gemmatimonadota bacterium DNA encoding:
- a CDS encoding amidase, which gives rise to MGRRRPAGCDACRSAVLALRALTKEQLAAAEAVLGISFTDAEREMMLTTVDGTLTSLAKLRNVPLPNPVVPALHFDPLPAGATAVGQPITARVPLRRPNPLVLPTTDADWAFASAEQLGRLIRAGHVTSRQLVERALARYAQFDPILRVITLTPERARAQADVLDAEAKRGSFRGPLHGVPYAAKDLFAVPGYPTTWGSPLFKEQRFEETAAVVERLDKAGAVLVAKTSLGEFAQGDVWFGGMTRNPWNTEQGSSGSSAGSASSVSAGLVPFAIGTETLGSIVSPCTRCGVSGLRPTFGRISRHGAMALSWTMDKVGPIARHAGDLALVFDAVHGADPRDPSTRTMPFRYEPDRPLTNVRIGVHPSLAEPAAEASAAQRAAYAAQRPVLDALIKAGATLTPISWPETLPTDAMRTILTVEAAAAFEELTRSNRDDQMAPQNRGAWPNSFRSAHMVSAVQYVQANRARTLLMQQLATLYATVDVIIAPTNAGSVLTATNLSGHPTVVVPSGFSEQGAPRAITFVAALWREDLALRLAAVWQQASDIHLRRPPKFS